Proteins encoded together in one Planctomyces sp. SH-PL14 window:
- a CDS encoding protein kinase domain-containing protein, with protein sequence MALSIDQFVDQLTTSGLIPADEITPFLAEHKPADAEQLARALVRQKLLTAFQAQQVYSRKAKALVLGNYLLLDKLGQGGMGAVYKAMHRRMHRVVALKVLAPNVTKSAEARKRFQREVEAAARLDHANIVTAFDADEANGTHFLVMSYVEGTDLSARVKTKGPLAIDQAVQCTLQAARGLEFAHKQGVIHRDIKPANLLLDQNGTVKVLDMGLARIEDEAHLQTDLTSTGAVMGTVDYMAPEQALSTRNADARSDIYSLGMTLWYLLVGRVVYEGDSMMARLLQHREAPIPSLKGTRGEVPFALDAIFQRMAAKSPAERYQSMTEVIAALEAFQRGEGTPAPAPSLLPAKSQDALLNDFLQAVGGGDATMVPASGTQPSRSAQAATADVVDAAAVTRTASQSDVSTDPKTHVTLASEKRAKTNRSKASSTTVLAPAVSSQARSGTSPSRSAPWWQQRPVQIGGGVAGVVLLLGMIFALSSGRAPETTDAATSQAAAVVPEGPTGPVPASSGPSAADANSEAWVAAALAAPPARLSVVPVSTSAVSGLTLDGQNTGVDFSTWKYDPTRPLTVDFDIEIGPQQVDRDAPLIALRSLNSQGELSYVKLGLTAFGIGPVIIVAEKVQNEIVSTPFPLTGFQGRRLRISAVWNGGRRRLFIDGAEQRVSGVDGRMPVSGAPTNSSVIGGFRESEGVLRKSFVGTLYGARLSQTDRSADILPAGDEWPLDEQTEILFRCREGSGVLVHDIAGKADDGKIVGGTWGITHAPTPHPSECWLAFDGRSSVEWPDLPGDAGSPRTIECWVSVPSKTIESSSTRPHVLWGSRDWQLRLVHGAWQPMAGPSAGAAGGAGAACGPAVADRRAHVAVQWDGSRRRLFLDGVPATQKDLPEATATEFPRGIGGLLSARGLVGGFEGEIDEVRISSVPRYDEPFHPEPRLETDDDTLALYHFDEGIGTIARDSSGNGRDATLRGAVWRGPGVAAERAREVFAKAGAGLDFQGDGYVTTPVRFDGQPPWTFEAWVEPTRIPVSAENVLLADIDHGGALLQIHGGGRAWFSVHDPTDYRPMSGADVLWPRRLVHLAGVYEGTMLRLYVNGQPVNAGIPFTSPARPGPFPFTIGANEDGGQDGVHKFRQFFIGRMFELRISRAARYTTPFEPQPRFQPDGETVALYHFDEGQGEVLRDASPNGHNGTLVGPVWSRRGAIPPQTPTDALFSLDSAWSMPENLGPEVNSNGHEGCPWLSTDGLRLYFHSQRDMAQDFDLVMASRSTTDGAFGTPVNLGAQVNTSSTEEGPTLTADELTLIFFSRRPGSRDHDLWQSERTSVTRRFGAPVNLGPPVNSDGSDVHPALSPDGLTLVYSTMRPGGPGVVDLHVATRRSRKEPFGSPEIISRSSSNAPEQWSRFTPDGKAVIFSSPRDLSRAYDLWVTRQQSDGKFGYPVPLPAPLNRAGMDGSLIISEDGRNLFVESARAGGVGGGWNHDLWSSRRISLGEAREAEFREAMRVARHRKIARQVLETGSRVVVHIGAGNGSTISSGAEQRVLTKVQEIPRVPFTIVRVDAIANPRFRDVDLEPLRAIPELEDLALAQSGVTDEGLAIVAALPRLSSLNISNMPVTDASLERLSGLKWLRTLQLDMTSVTAEGLAKLSAVPSLDYVSLFRVPLDRKGLEAVARLPRLRGLQIPGTPVTDADLEVLRNHPTLNILGIGETKITGAGLSIVKTIPNLTNLSLSRQKMGEAELRQLGELKGLRDLNLDGVPVSDAVLREIGGLTELRSLILARTAVTDAGLEVLKKMPQLKLVILNGVKVSAETVRGLKAALPGCMIYSDLPQ encoded by the coding sequence ATGGCACTGTCCATCGACCAGTTCGTCGATCAGCTGACCACCTCCGGCCTCATCCCGGCCGACGAGATCACCCCCTTCCTCGCCGAACACAAACCGGCCGACGCCGAACAGCTCGCCCGCGCCCTCGTCCGCCAGAAACTCCTCACCGCCTTCCAGGCCCAACAGGTCTACTCCCGCAAAGCCAAGGCCCTCGTCCTCGGCAACTACCTCCTCCTGGACAAACTCGGCCAGGGGGGCATGGGCGCCGTCTACAAAGCGATGCACCGCCGGATGCACCGCGTCGTCGCCCTCAAGGTCCTCGCCCCCAACGTCACCAAGTCGGCCGAAGCCCGCAAACGCTTCCAGCGGGAAGTCGAAGCCGCCGCCCGACTCGACCACGCCAACATCGTCACCGCCTTCGACGCCGACGAAGCGAACGGCACCCACTTCCTCGTCATGTCTTACGTCGAGGGGACCGACCTCTCGGCCCGCGTGAAAACCAAAGGCCCCCTGGCCATCGACCAGGCGGTCCAGTGCACCCTCCAGGCGGCCCGCGGACTCGAGTTCGCCCACAAACAAGGGGTCATCCACCGCGACATCAAGCCCGCCAACCTGCTCCTCGATCAGAACGGGACCGTCAAAGTCCTCGACATGGGCCTGGCCCGCATCGAAGACGAAGCCCACCTCCAGACCGACCTCACGTCGACCGGCGCCGTCATGGGGACCGTCGACTACATGGCCCCCGAACAGGCCCTCAGCACCCGCAACGCCGACGCCCGCAGCGACATCTATTCGCTCGGCATGACCCTCTGGTACCTCCTCGTGGGCCGCGTCGTCTACGAAGGGGACTCCATGATGGCCCGCCTCCTCCAGCACCGCGAAGCCCCCATCCCCTCGCTCAAAGGGACCCGCGGCGAAGTCCCCTTCGCCCTCGACGCGATCTTTCAGCGGATGGCCGCCAAGTCCCCCGCCGAGCGCTACCAGTCGATGACCGAAGTCATCGCCGCCCTCGAAGCCTTCCAGCGCGGCGAAGGGACCCCCGCCCCCGCCCCCAGCCTGCTTCCCGCCAAGTCCCAGGACGCGCTCCTCAACGACTTCCTCCAGGCGGTCGGCGGAGGGGACGCCACGATGGTGCCGGCATCGGGCACGCAGCCGTCCCGCTCGGCCCAGGCCGCCACGGCGGACGTTGTGGACGCCGCCGCCGTCACCCGGACCGCCTCCCAGTCGGACGTTTCGACCGACCCCAAGACCCATGTCACGCTCGCCTCCGAGAAGCGGGCCAAAACGAACCGCAGCAAAGCCTCGTCGACGACCGTCCTGGCCCCTGCCGTTTCCTCGCAGGCCAGGTCGGGCACGTCCCCATCCCGCTCCGCTCCGTGGTGGCAGCAGCGCCCGGTCCAGATCGGCGGCGGTGTCGCCGGGGTCGTCCTTCTGCTCGGAATGATCTTCGCCCTCTCGTCCGGTCGCGCTCCGGAAACCACCGACGCGGCGACGTCCCAGGCCGCGGCCGTCGTCCCCGAAGGCCCGACCGGACCGGTCCCGGCCTCCTCGGGCCCGTCCGCCGCGGACGCGAACAGTGAAGCGTGGGTCGCGGCCGCACTCGCTGCACCGCCGGCCCGGCTCTCGGTCGTCCCGGTCTCGACGTCGGCCGTCTCCGGGCTGACGCTCGACGGCCAGAACACCGGCGTCGACTTCTCGACGTGGAAGTACGACCCGACCCGCCCGCTGACCGTCGACTTCGACATCGAGATCGGTCCGCAGCAGGTCGACCGCGACGCCCCTCTCATCGCTCTCCGCTCCCTCAATTCTCAAGGAGAGCTGTCGTACGTCAAACTCGGCCTGACGGCCTTCGGGATCGGGCCGGTGATCATCGTCGCCGAGAAGGTCCAGAACGAGATCGTCTCGACCCCCTTCCCCCTGACCGGGTTCCAGGGCCGGCGGCTCCGGATCTCCGCGGTCTGGAATGGAGGACGCCGCCGGTTGTTCATCGACGGAGCGGAGCAGCGGGTCAGCGGCGTCGACGGCCGCATGCCGGTCTCCGGCGCGCCGACGAACTCCTCCGTCATCGGCGGTTTCCGGGAAAGCGAAGGGGTCCTGCGGAAGTCATTCGTCGGAACGCTCTACGGCGCCCGTCTCTCCCAGACCGACCGCTCCGCCGACATCCTGCCGGCTGGAGACGAGTGGCCGCTCGACGAGCAGACCGAGATCCTCTTCCGCTGCCGCGAAGGCTCCGGCGTCCTCGTCCACGACATCGCCGGAAAGGCCGACGACGGCAAGATCGTCGGCGGAACCTGGGGCATCACGCACGCGCCGACGCCCCATCCCTCCGAATGCTGGCTCGCTTTCGACGGCCGCTCCTCGGTGGAATGGCCCGACCTCCCCGGTGATGCCGGCTCGCCGCGGACGATCGAGTGCTGGGTCTCGGTCCCGTCGAAGACCATCGAGTCATCGTCCACCCGTCCCCACGTCCTGTGGGGAAGCCGGGACTGGCAGCTCCGCCTCGTCCACGGCGCGTGGCAGCCGATGGCCGGCCCTTCGGCCGGCGCGGCGGGAGGAGCCGGGGCGGCCTGCGGCCCGGCGGTCGCGGACCGGCGGGCCCATGTCGCGGTCCAGTGGGACGGCTCGCGGCGGCGGCTGTTCCTCGACGGCGTCCCCGCGACCCAGAAAGACCTTCCCGAGGCCACGGCCACGGAGTTCCCCCGCGGAATCGGCGGACTGCTGTCGGCCCGCGGACTCGTCGGCGGCTTCGAAGGGGAGATCGACGAAGTCCGGATCTCCTCCGTCCCCCGCTACGACGAACCGTTCCATCCCGAGCCGCGGCTCGAGACCGACGACGACACGCTGGCTCTCTATCACTTCGACGAAGGGATCGGGACCATCGCCCGCGACTCCTCCGGCAACGGCCGGGACGCGACGCTTCGCGGGGCCGTTTGGCGCGGACCGGGTGTCGCCGCCGAACGGGCGCGGGAGGTCTTCGCGAAGGCGGGGGCCGGTCTCGACTTCCAGGGAGACGGATACGTAACGACGCCGGTCCGCTTCGACGGCCAGCCCCCCTGGACGTTCGAAGCGTGGGTCGAGCCGACGCGGATCCCCGTCTCCGCGGAGAACGTCCTCCTGGCGGACATCGATCACGGCGGTGCGCTGCTCCAGATCCACGGCGGAGGCCGGGCGTGGTTCTCCGTTCACGACCCGACCGACTATCGGCCGATGAGCGGGGCCGACGTCCTCTGGCCGCGGCGGCTCGTCCACCTGGCGGGGGTCTACGAAGGGACGATGCTGCGGCTGTACGTCAACGGCCAGCCGGTTAACGCCGGGATACCCTTCACGTCGCCGGCCCGCCCCGGTCCCTTCCCGTTCACGATCGGGGCGAACGAGGACGGCGGGCAGGACGGCGTCCACAAGTTCCGGCAGTTCTTCATCGGGCGGATGTTCGAGCTGCGGATCTCCCGCGCGGCGCGGTACACGACCCCCTTCGAGCCGCAGCCGCGGTTCCAGCCGGATGGCGAGACCGTCGCCCTCTACCACTTCGACGAGGGACAGGGGGAGGTCCTGCGGGACGCCTCTCCGAACGGACACAACGGGACGCTCGTTGGGCCGGTCTGGAGCCGCCGGGGCGCCATCCCGCCGCAGACTCCGACCGACGCCCTGTTCTCGCTGGACTCGGCCTGGTCGATGCCGGAGAACCTCGGGCCGGAGGTCAATTCCAACGGACACGAGGGCTGCCCCTGGCTCTCGACCGACGGACTGCGGCTCTACTTCCACTCCCAGCGCGACATGGCGCAGGACTTCGACCTCGTGATGGCGTCCCGCTCCACGACGGACGGGGCCTTCGGCACGCCGGTGAACCTGGGCGCGCAGGTCAACACCTCATCCACCGAAGAGGGGCCGACGCTCACGGCCGATGAGCTGACCCTCATCTTCTTCTCGCGGCGGCCCGGTTCGCGGGATCACGACCTGTGGCAGTCCGAGCGGACCTCCGTGACGAGGCGGTTCGGCGCACCGGTGAACCTGGGTCCGCCCGTCAATTCCGACGGCTCCGACGTCCACCCCGCTCTCAGTCCGGACGGCCTGACGCTCGTCTACTCGACGATGCGACCCGGCGGGCCGGGGGTCGTGGACCTGCACGTCGCGACCCGCCGGTCGAGGAAGGAGCCGTTCGGCTCACCGGAGATCATCTCCCGCTCCAGCTCCAACGCCCCGGAGCAGTGGAGCCGCTTCACGCCGGACGGGAAGGCGGTGATCTTCTCCTCCCCCCGCGACCTCAGCCGGGCGTACGACCTGTGGGTCACGCGCCAGCAGTCCGACGGGAAGTTCGGCTACCCGGTCCCGCTGCCGGCTCCGCTGAACCGGGCGGGGATGGACGGGTCGCTCATCATCTCCGAGGACGGCCGGAACCTGTTTGTGGAGTCCGCGCGGGCCGGCGGTGTCGGAGGGGGCTGGAACCACGACCTCTGGAGTTCCCGCCGGATCTCGCTGGGCGAAGCCCGGGAGGCGGAGTTCCGCGAGGCGATGCGGGTCGCCCGGCACCGGAAGATCGCCCGGCAGGTGCTGGAGACCGGGAGCCGCGTCGTCGTCCACATCGGAGCCGGGAACGGGAGCACGATCAGTTCGGGAGCGGAGCAGCGGGTGCTGACGAAGGTGCAGGAAATTCCGCGGGTGCCATTCACCATTGTGCGGGTCGATGCGATCGCCAATCCGCGGTTCCGGGATGTCGATCTGGAGCCGCTGCGGGCGATTCCCGAGCTGGAGGATCTGGCGCTGGCCCAGAGCGGCGTGACGGACGAGGGGCTGGCGATTGTCGCGGCCTTGCCGCGGTTGTCGTCGCTCAACATCTCCAACATGCCGGTGACGGACGCGTCTCTCGAGCGGCTGAGCGGGCTCAAGTGGCTGCGGACGCTGCAGCTCGACATGACGTCGGTGACGGCGGAGGGATTGGCGAAGCTGAGTGCTGTTCCTTCGCTGGACTATGTCTCGCTGTTTCGCGTGCCGCTCGATCGGAAGGGGCTGGAGGCGGTGGCCCGGCTGCCGCGGCTGCGGGGGTTGCAGATCCCGGGGACGCCGGTGACCGATGCGGATCTGGAGGTGTTGCGGAACCATCCGACGCTGAACATCCTGGGGATTGGCGAGACGAAGATCACGGGGGCGGGACTTTCGATCGTGAAGACGATTCCCAACCTGACGAACCTGTCGCTCTCCCGTCAGAAGATGGGTGAGGCGGAGCTGCGGCAGCTGGGTGAGCTGAAGGGGCTTCGGGACTTGAATCTGGACGGGGTGCCGGTGAGCGATGCGGTGTTGCGGGAGATTGGTGGTTTGACGGAGCTCAGGAGTCTGATTCTGGCGCGGACGGCGGTGACGGATGCGGGGCTGGAGGTGTTGAAGAAGATGCCGCAGTTGAAGCTGGTGATTTTGAATGGGGTGAAGGTGTCGGCGGAGACGGTGCGAGGTTTGAAGGCCGCGTTGCCGGGCTGCATGATTTACTCCGACCTCCCGCAGTAG
- a CDS encoding NCS2 family permease, with product MATDSTSIPPSTPTEGTLSRFFQLSERNTSVRTEVLGGLTTFATMAYIIVVNPAILQFAGLPVGPSTVATILTAAFGSILMGLYANRPFAVAPYMGENAFLAFGLAAMGIGWELRLGTVFVAGLLFLAITLLKIRGWLADSISTSLKHSFAVGIGLFLAFIGLYQTGIVTSFLEGMPVPAGPLIPRPDVPVKLGNLRDTRVLLSILGFVITVALLAWRVRGAILLGIAATATVGAFAGLAETPAAIVALPFTGDYSLAPIAFHLDIGGVFKVAFLPVLLTLFLMSFLDTLGTLVGVGAAAGMLDEKGRLPEMERPMLVDAVTCVFSALVGTSTSGAYIESAAGVREGARTGLAAVVTGLLFLASLFFIPLLQPLQQLTYAYGPALIVIGIMMMGAVRGIDFEDLTEAAPAFVTMAMIVFTYNIGNGLTAGLILYPVLKLLAGRWRELHPGAIVLGLLCGLYYVFGQPH from the coding sequence ATGGCCACCGACTCAACATCCATCCCCCCCTCGACACCGACCGAAGGGACACTCTCCCGCTTCTTCCAGCTCAGCGAGCGCAACACCTCCGTCCGCACCGAAGTCCTCGGCGGACTGACGACGTTCGCCACCATGGCCTACATCATCGTCGTCAACCCGGCCATCCTCCAGTTCGCCGGACTCCCCGTCGGCCCCAGCACCGTCGCCACCATCCTGACCGCGGCGTTCGGCTCCATCCTGATGGGGCTCTACGCCAACCGCCCCTTCGCCGTCGCGCCGTACATGGGCGAAAACGCCTTCCTCGCCTTCGGCCTCGCCGCCATGGGGATCGGCTGGGAACTGCGACTAGGGACGGTGTTCGTCGCCGGCCTCCTGTTCCTCGCGATTACACTGCTCAAGATCCGCGGCTGGCTCGCCGACTCGATCTCCACCAGCCTCAAACACAGCTTCGCCGTCGGCATCGGGCTCTTCCTCGCCTTCATCGGCCTCTACCAGACCGGCATCGTGACGAGCTTCCTCGAAGGGATGCCCGTCCCCGCCGGCCCGCTCATTCCAAGACCCGACGTCCCGGTGAAGCTCGGCAACCTCCGCGACACGCGGGTGCTGCTTTCGATCCTGGGCTTCGTCATCACCGTCGCACTTCTCGCCTGGCGGGTCCGCGGCGCGATCCTGCTCGGCATCGCGGCCACGGCGACGGTCGGAGCCTTCGCCGGACTTGCCGAGACCCCCGCGGCGATCGTCGCGCTCCCATTCACCGGCGACTACAGCCTGGCGCCGATCGCCTTCCATCTCGACATCGGCGGCGTCTTCAAGGTCGCCTTCCTCCCGGTCCTCCTGACGCTGTTCCTGATGAGCTTTCTCGACACGCTCGGAACGCTCGTCGGCGTCGGGGCGGCGGCCGGGATGCTCGACGAGAAAGGCCGGCTCCCCGAGATGGAGCGGCCGATGCTCGTCGACGCCGTCACCTGCGTCTTCAGCGCCCTCGTCGGCACCTCGACGAGCGGAGCCTACATCGAGTCAGCCGCCGGCGTCCGCGAAGGAGCTCGGACCGGACTCGCGGCGGTCGTCACGGGGCTGCTGTTCCTCGCATCGCTCTTCTTCATCCCGCTCCTCCAGCCGCTGCAGCAGCTCACCTACGCCTACGGGCCGGCGCTGATCGTGATCGGGATCATGATGATGGGAGCGGTCCGCGGCATCGACTTCGAAGACCTGACCGAAGCGGCCCCCGCGTTCGTCACCATGGCGATGATCGTCTTCACCTACAACATCGGGAACGGCCTGACGGCGGGGCTGATTCTCTATCCGGTCCTCAAGCTCCTGGCCGGCCGCTGGCGGGAGCTGCACCCGGGGGCCATCGTTCTGGGTTTGCTCTGCGGCCTGTACTATGTGTTCGGTCAGCCGCACTGA